The following are encoded in a window of Rissa tridactyla isolate bRisTri1 chromosome 3, bRisTri1.patW.cur.20221130, whole genome shotgun sequence genomic DNA:
- the CRLS1 gene encoding LOW QUALITY PROTEIN: cardiolipin synthase (CMP-forming) (The sequence of the model RefSeq protein was modified relative to this genomic sequence to represent the inferred CDS: deleted 1 base in 1 codon), with product MLAAAWLGRGFWGLLRGAGRRRAAGGTRPLAAERGGGRHGDGGVFCLAAGAGGYQRLLRAPAARLLSAGAGAGPRRAGSGGAGPPDSPLPPERRVAGRCAELYENPWTIPNILSMARMGLAPVLGYLIVEENFSVALGVFVLAGVTDLLDGFIARNWANQKSALGSALDPLADKILISVLYVSLTCVNLIPVSLTSMIILRDVALIAAVFYVRYKTLSPPRTLSRYFNPCYATAQLKPTFISKMNTAVQLMLVAASLAAPVFNYVDSIYLQTLWCVTAFTTVTSAYSYYHYGRKTVQVINNK from the exons ATGCTGGCTGCCGCTTGGCTGGGCAGGGGGTTCTGGGGGCTCctccgcggggcggggcggaggcgAGCGGCCGGCGGCACTAGGCCGCTGGCGGCGGAGCGGGGTGGAGGCCGCCATGGCGACGGCGGCGTCTTCTGCctggcggcgggcgcggggggg taCCAACGGCTGCTGCgagcgcccgccgcccgcctcctcAGCGCCGGGGCTGGCGCCGGtccgcggcgggcggggagcggcggggccgggccgcccgacTCCCCCCTTCCCCCGGAGCGGCGTGTGGCGGGGCGGTGCGCCGAGCTG TATGAAAACCCCTGGACGATCCCAAATATACTGTCAATGGCAAGAATGGGTTTGGCGCCCGTTTTAGGCTATTTGATTGTTGAAGAAAATTTCAGTGTTGCACTAGGTGTCTTTGTTTTGGCCGGCGTAACGGATTTG TTGGACGGATTTATTGCACGAAACTGGGCTAATCAGAAATCAGCTTTGGGAAGTGCTCTTGATCCTCTGGCTGATAAAATTCTCATCAGTGTGCTCTACGTCAGCCTAACTTGTGTGAATCTTATCCCAG TTTCACTTACTTCCATGATCATCCTGAGGGATGTAGCGCtcattgctgctgttttttatGTGCGATACAAAACTCTTTCTCCACCG AGAACACTCAGTAGGTATTTTAACCCTTGTTATGCTACTGCCCAATTAAAACCAACATTCATTAGCAAG ATGAATACAGCGGTCCAGCTAATGTTGGTGGCAGCTTCTTTAGCAGCTCCTGTTTTCAATTATGTGGACAGCATATATCTGCAGACATTATG GTGCGTCACAGCTTTCACGACGGTAACATCTGCGTACAGCTATTACCACTACGGCCGAAAAACGGTTCAGGTGATAAACAACAAATGA